A stretch of Lates calcarifer isolate ASB-BC8 unplaced genomic scaffold, TLL_Latcal_v3 _unitig_5489_quiver_634, whole genome shotgun sequence DNA encodes these proteins:
- the wdr36 gene encoding LOW QUALITY PROTEIN: WD repeat-containing protein 36 (The sequence of the model RefSeq protein was modified relative to this genomic sequence to represent the inferred CDS: deleted 1 base in 1 codon), translating into MAGGGSLAGGSSLFSGFRVLGLYSNHVPHALRYHQKHREFYLVTAVGKSLHTYNVNRLGIVSISNSLSDDITCIAADRMLVFAAAGRDVSAFARNKEVVMRYHGHKQEVRLLLPLGDQLLSADSSGDVIVWDVQGGDIYLRLQFDPNTFDVSAMMHPSTYLNKVLLGSSQGALQLWNIKTSKLLFTFPGWSAGVTALQQSPAVDVVGIGTAMGRIIIHNIRLDETLMSFMQDWGPISSLAFRTDGPPIVASGSPRGHIAFWDLERRQLAAQQRHAHNTAVAAATFLHGEPLLVTNGADNAIKVWIFDQEGGGARLLRCRQGHSAPPTAIRHHGNDGKNVLSAGQDGTLQSFSTVHERFNKNLGHGSINKKKEQKKKKGLSYEALRLPAITAFSSTAARQSDWDSIVACHRGRLATTTWNYQRCTMGAHHLQPPSPHRDAIATAVDITSCGNFAVIGSSCGRVDVYNLQSGLHRGCYGDDEKAHRGVVRGVATDTLNQLTLTAGSDSLLRFWRFKTRKQEEQLKLNAAPASMMLHRDSGMLALSLDDFTLLVVDIETRRVVRKFAGHHGNINDMTFSPDGRWLVTAAMDCTIRTWDLPSGCLVDCFLVAMAPVGVSMSPTGDFLATAHVDSLGVYLWTNKSLCGPVGLRPLPADYQPAVETLPGVTADESEQEVTSEEVDDVYQSADQLGVELVTLSLLPESRWKSLLHLDDIKRKNKPVAPPVAPAAAPFFLPTVPGLTPRFTAPTATEQETQSHLLRWGSLSQRSEFSLALESALESGSFDRPLRLLKDCGPSALSVELTCLTSEGGGASSLLLAFIQMIDSMLASGRDFDLAHAYLALFLKLHLFSLSQDSVAMAALLRLSARLEAGWAELRASFNQSLCLLSYTKSALL; encoded by the exons ATGGCGGGTGGCGGGAGTCTCGCGGGCGGCAGCTCTTTGTTCTCCGGGTTCCGGGTCCTGGGTCTGTACTCCAACCATGTGCCACACGCGCTCCGGTACCATCAGAAGCACCGGGAGTTTTACCTGGTGACGGCGGTCGGTAAAAGCCTCCACACGTACAAC GTGAACAGGTTGGGGATCGTTTCTATCA GTAACAGCCTGTCAGATGACATCACTTGTATAGCGGCGGACAGGATGTTGGTGTTCGCTGCCGCCGGTCGAGATGTCAGCGCCTTCGCCCGGAACAAAGAG GTGGTGATGCGTTACCATGGTCACAAACAGGAAGTGCgtctgctgcttcctctgggtgatcagctgctgtcagcagaCAGCAGCGGTGATGTCATCGTTTGGGACGTCCAAGGCGGGG ACATCTACCTGCGGCTGCAGTTTGACCCCAACACCTTTGACGTGTCAGCCATGATGCACCCCAGCACTTACCTGAACAAGGTGCTGCTGGGAAGCTCCCAGGGTGCACTGCAGCTCTGGAACATCAAGACCAG taAGTTGTTGTTCACATTTCCCGGCTGGTCGGCAGGAGTCACCGCTCTGCAGCAG AGTCCCGCGGTGGACGTGGTCGGCATCGGTACGGCAATGGGCCGCATCATCATCCACAACATCCGATTGGACGAGACACTGATGAGCTTCATGCAGGACTGGGGACCAATCAGCTCGCTCGCTTTCAGAACAG ATGGACCCCCCATCGTGGCGTCCGGCAGTCCT AGGGGCCACATTGCATTCTGGGATCTGGAGCGCCGTCAGCTGGCCGCTCAGCAGAGACACGCCCACAACACGGCCGTTGCCGCAGCAACCTTCCTGCACGGAGAGCCGCTATTAGTCACCAACGGAGCCGACAACGCCATCaag gtgtgGATATTTGACCAGGAAGGGGGTGGAGCCAGACTGCTGCGGTGTCGTCAGGGTCACAGCGCCCCACCCACCGCCATCCGTCACCATGGCAACGACGGGAAAAACGTCCTCAGTGCAg GTCAGGATGGGACATTACAGTCTTTCTCCACCGTCCACGAACGTTTCAACAAGAACCTGGGTCACG GCTCCATCAACAAGAAgaaagagcagaagaagaagaagggtcTGTCCTACGAGGCACTGCGTCTTCCTGCCATCACTGCGTTCTCCTCCA CTGCCGCCCGTCAGTCAGACTGGGACAGCATTGTTGCGTGTCACCGTGGTCGCCTAGCAACCACAACGTGGAACTACCAGAGGTGCACCATGGGAGCTCACCACCTGCAGCCGCCCTCCCCTCACAGGGATGCCATCGCCACG GCCGTcgacatcacttcctgtggtAACTTTGCAGTGATTGGGTCGTCGTGTGGACGGGTCGATGTCTACAACCTGCAGTCAGGCCTGCACCGCGGTTGCTATGGCGATGATGAGAAAG CTCACAGAGGGGTGGTGCGAGGCGTCGCCACGGATACCCTGAACCAGCTGACCCTCACTGCTGGCTCTGATTCGCTGCTCAGATTCTGGCGCTTCaagaccaggaaacaggaagaacaaCTGAAGCTAAATGCTGCACCAGCTAGCATGATGCTACACAGAGACAG CGGGATGCTAGCATTATCATTGGATGACTTCACACTGCTGGTGGTCGACATAGAAACCAGACGGGTGGTCAGGAAGTTTGCaggtcaccatggcaacataAATGACATG ACATTCAGCCCTGATGGACGCTGGCTGGTTACCGCAGCGATGGACTGCACCATACGTACCTGGGATCTCCCCTCTGGATG ccTTGTTGACTGTTTCCTCGTTGCCATGGCACCAGTGGGCGTGTCAATGTCACCGACGGGAGACTTCCTGGCGACGGCTCACGTCGACAGTCTGGGCGTTTATCTCTG GACCAATAAGAGCCTGTGTGGGCCGGTGGGGCTCCGCCCCCTCCCGGCTGACTACCAACCAGCTGTGGAGACGCTGCCGGGGGTCACAGCGGATGAATcagaacaggaagtgacatcagaGGAGGTGGATGACGTGTATCAGTCAGCTGATCAGCTGGGGGTGGAGCTTGTGACGCTGTCGCTGTTGCCAGAGTCTCGATGGAAAAGTCTGCTTCACCTGGACGACATCAAG aggaaGAATAAACCTGTAGCGCCCCCTGtggctccagctgctgctccgTTCTTCCTGCCAACAGTTCCTGGACTCACACCGCGATTCACTGCACCCACAGCAACCGAACAGGAAACACAG tctcacCTCCTCAGGTGGGGCTCCTTgtctcagaggtcagagttcagtttAGCTCTGGAATCAGCTCTAGAATCTGGATCAT TCGATCGCCCGCTGCGTCTCCTAAAGGATTGTGGGCCGTCTGCGCTCTCTGTCGAGCTCACCTGTCTGACATCAGAGGGGGGCGGAGCCAGCAGCCTCCTGCTCGCCTTCATTCAGATGATTGACAGCATGCTGGCCAGTGGGCGGGACTTTGACCTGGCTCACGCCTACCTGGCACTCTTCCTGAag ctccaCCTCTTCTCCCTGTCGCAGGactctgttgccatggcagcgTTGCTCCGCCTCTCTGCCCGGCTGGAGGCAGGGTGGGCGGAGCTACGAGCATCGTTCAACCAATCACTGTGTCTGCTGTCGTACACAAAGAGCGCactgctgtga
- the slc31a1 gene encoding high affinity copper uptake protein 1 isoform X2, whose product MNHSSMEMDHAHHHHHTMAPPTTSGHGHGGGGGGGGGGGGHDGNHGGHGGMVMTFYFGYSNVELLFTGLLINSPGEMVGACIGVFLLAVLYEGLKIGREVLLRRSQVNVRYNSMPLPGADGTVLMETHKTVGSVIDSQCLEEVEPPAGRKSRLSGLSVR is encoded by the exons ATGAACCACAGCTCCATGGAGATGGACCAcgcccaccaccaccaccacaccatGGCTCCGCCCACCACCAGCGGACACGGCcatgggggaggaggaggaggaggaggaggaggaggagggcatgATGGGAACCATGGAGGACATGGCGGGATG GTGATGACCTTTTACTTTGGCTACAGCAACGTGGAGCTGCTGTTCACTGGACTGCTCATCAACTCacctggag AGATGGTCGGGGCGTGTATCGGTGTTTTCCTATTGGCTGTCCTGTACGAAGGATTAAAGATCGGCCGGGAGGTGTTGCTGCGTCGCAGTCAGGTCAACGTCCGCTACAATTCGATGCCACTCCCCGGGGCTGATGGGACGGTGCTGATGGAGACGCACAAGACTGTTGG CTCAGTGATTGACAGTCAGTgtttggaggaggtggagccTCCTGCTGGGAGAAAGTCCCGCCTCTCAGGACTCTCTGTCAGGTAA
- the ythdc1 gene encoding YTH domain-containing protein 1 isoform X2, producing the protein MAADRREDKDGELNVLEDLLTEAPDQDDELYNPETERELTDKKGTKRKCERSDSHDLKRLRPSSGHAPSRSSSANKRAQGPPLSSSSKRTASSPRGRHAAGGYRHEYYEERKGRRGAREATRSRGGEDTRRRDSQRVLDGLSQLRRDERRASPSPHEEDNQSEEEAAEYGSEQGSGSSSPAASHVEEEEEEDQEEDEEDEEEGMEEEDEEEEEEEGEKDEEEEDEEDEEYERRGGGEGNDYDTRSEAGDSRSASSVSFSDDGETARSGSGSEASGSEKKQEKLSSSVRAVRKGMENPTSKLRYILRDARFFLIKSNNHENVSLAKAKGVWSTLPVNEKKLNAAFRSARSVVLVFSVRESGKFQGFARLASESHHGGSPIHWVLPAGMNAKMLGGVFKIDWLCRRELPFTKTAHLSNPWNEHKPVKIGRDGQEIQPDVGAQLCTLFPLDESVDVHQVARRVRHKRRTPSEPRPRGRPPQREPGRRRPEEYDLHGRKRPRADGPPDFNQRAGFIQDLRNQPVDRRFSSVRRDVFLNGSYNDYMRDYHHSVGPPAPWQTLAAYPGVEQPPPHHPPYYHHSHPPPPPHQAYHHHHHPALPPHEAPPPRFRDKQRAPQHRAFTSSPHDYDMRVDDFLRRTQAVVSSRRERERQRERERGGPRRERERERARDRDRERERDKERGRYRR; encoded by the exons ATGGCGGCCGACCGACGCGAAGACAAAG ATGGAGAACTGAACGTGTTGGAGGATCTGTTGACTGAAGCTCCAGACCAGGACGACGAGCTGTACAACCCCGAGACCGAGAGAGAGCTGACCGACAAGAAGg GAACAAAGAGGAAGTGCGAGCGCTCTGACAGCCATGATCTGAAGAGGCTCCGCCCTTCATCAGGCCACGCCCCCTCCAGGTCGTCCTCAGCCAATAAGAGAGCCCAGGGCCcgcctctttcctcctcctctaagAGGACGGCGTCGAGCCCCCGCGGCCGACATGCCGCCGGTGGGTACCGCCATGAATACTACGAGGAGCGAAAGGGGCGGCGAGGGGCCCGAGAGGCGACCAGGAGCCGTGGAGGAGAGGACACACGGCGGCGAGACTCCCAGAGAGTCCTGGACGGTCTGAGCCAG CTGCGGCGTGATGAACGGCGGGCAAGCCCCTCCCCCCACGAGGAGGACAACCAATCAGAGGAAGAGGCGGCTGAGTACGGGTCGGAGCAGGGGTCGGGAAGCTCCTCCCCTGCTGCCTCCCatgtagaggaggaggaagaggaggatcaggaggaggacgaggaggacgaggaggagggcatggaggaggaggacgaggaggaggaggaggaggaaggagagaaggacgaggaggaggaggatgaggaggatgaggagtaTGAGCGCCGCGGCGGTGGCGAAGGGAACGACTATGACACTCGGAGCGAGGCCGGCGACTCGCGCTCTGCCTCCTCCGTCAGCTTCTCTGATGACGGCGAGACGGCTCGCTCGGGCTCCGGCTCCGAGGCCTCcg gttcAGAGAAGAAGCAGGAAAAGTTGTCGTCGTCGGTCCGAGCCGTTCGTAAAGGGATGGAGA ATCCTACCAGTAAGCTGCGGTACATCCTGCGAGACGCTCGCTTCTTCCTCATCAAGAGCAACAACCATGAGAATGTTTCTCTGGCTAAAGCCAAG GGTGTGTGGTCGACGCTACCTGTCAATGAGAAGAAGCTGAACGCAGCTTTCAGATCGGCTCGGAGCGTCGTCCTCGTCTTCTCCGTCAGAGAGAGCGGCAAATTCCAAG GTTTCGCTCGTCTGGCGTCAGAGTCTCATCACGGAGGATCTCCCATCCACTGGGTTCTTCCTGCTGGCATGAATGCCAAGATGCTGGGTGGAGTCTTTAAGATCGACTGGCTCTGCAG GAGGGAGCTTCCCTTCACGAAGACGGCTCACCTGTCCAACCCCTGGAACGAACACAAGCCTGTGAAGATCGGACGTGATGGACAG GAAATCCAGCCAGACGTTGGTGCTCAGCTTTGCACCCTGTTCCCCTTGGATGAGAGCGTGGACGTCCACCAGGTGGCTCGCCGCGTTCGTCACAAGCGTCGGACGCCATCGGAGCCGCGGCCCAGAGGCCGACCGCCGCAGCGTGAACCGGGAAG GCGTCGACCTGAAGAGTACGATCTCCACGGCAGGAAGCGGCCGCGAGCCGACGGTCCACCTGACTTCAACCAGCGAGCAG ggtTTATCCAGGACCTCCGCAACCAGCCAGTGGACAG acgTTTCTCCAGCGTCAGACGAGACGTGTTTCTCAACGGG TCCTATAACGACTACATGAGGGACTACCACCACAGCGTCGGTCCTCCTGCTCCCTGGCAGACTCTG GCGGCGTACCCCGGTGTGGAGCAGCCACCCCCCCATCACCCCCCCTATTACCACCACagccacccccctccacccccccaccaggcttaccaccaccaccaccacccggCCCTTCCACCACATGAGGCTCCGCCCCCTCGCTTCAGAGACAAGCAGAGAGCGCCGCAACACCGTGCCTTCACGTCCAGCCCG CACGACTACGACATGCGTGTGGACGACTTCCTGCGGCGGACGCAGGCCGTGGTGAGCAGCCGCCGTGAGCGCGAGCGGCAGCGTGAGCGGGAACGAGGCGGACCCCGccgcgagagagagagagagcgagcgagggacagagacagagagagagagagggacaaagagagggGGCGGTATCGCAGGTGa
- the slc31a1 gene encoding high affinity copper uptake protein 1 isoform X1: MNHSSMEMDHAHHHHHTMAPPTTSGHGHGGGGGGGGGGGGHDGNHGGHGGMVMTFYFGYSNVELLFTGLLINSPGEMVGACIGVFLLAVLYEGLKIGREVLLRRSQVNVRYNSMPLPGADGTVLMETHKTVGQRMLSPAHFLQTLLHIIQVVVSYFLMLVFMTYNGYLCIAVAAGAGMGYFLFSWRKAVVVDITEHCH; encoded by the exons ATGAACCACAGCTCCATGGAGATGGACCAcgcccaccaccaccaccacaccatGGCTCCGCCCACCACCAGCGGACACGGCcatgggggaggaggaggaggaggaggaggaggaggagggcatgATGGGAACCATGGAGGACATGGCGGGATG GTGATGACCTTTTACTTTGGCTACAGCAACGTGGAGCTGCTGTTCACTGGACTGCTCATCAACTCacctggag AGATGGTCGGGGCGTGTATCGGTGTTTTCCTATTGGCTGTCCTGTACGAAGGATTAAAGATCGGCCGGGAGGTGTTGCTGCGTCGCAGTCAGGTCAACGTCCGCTACAATTCGATGCCACTCCCCGGGGCTGATGGGACGGTGCTGATGGAGACGCACAAGACTGTTGG ACAGCGGATGTTAAGCCCTGCCCACTTCCTGCAGACCCTGTTGCACATCATCCAGGTGGTCGTCAGCTACTTCCTGATGCTTGTCTTCATGACCTACAACGGTTACTTGTGCATTGCTGTGGCAGCCGGCGCCGGCATGGGCTACTTCCTGTTCAGCTGGAGGAAAGCAGTGGTCGTTGACATCACTGAGCACTGCCATTAG
- the slc25a46 gene encoding mitochondrial outer membrane protein SLC25A46, with protein MASRRPDSFDGLGYRGRDDPLYGAGYPVRSAGAPAELQHHHWVTTPPDIPGSRNLHPGERTPQYDESLGEHGGPGAAAGWDAPQPGVPPAEQLNRFAGFGIGLVSLFTENVLAHPCIVLRRQCQVNYHARCYHLTPFSAVAVMYSITKAQGPKALWKGMGSTFIVHGVTLGAEGIISEFTPLPRELPHRWSWKQLAGHLLLKGLTAVVALPFYCASLIETVQSEIVRDEASSGLLDCVREGLARLLGVGAPHSRRLLPLGSLLLPAALHAILRYAVTASVQRAVLWLHQRGRKQRAEPSNPLDAYFPELAAAWAGSLVADVVVFPLETALHRLGLQGTRTIIDATDGAVVTGNGGSPLVLPVNTQYDGFSDCLHAIRRKEGVAGFYRGFGALVAQYALHGALLAGARTLLRLLLLDAKHS; from the exons ATGGCCTCCAGGCGGCCGGACAGCTTCGACGGGCTCGGCTACCGCGGCCGCGACGACCCACTGTATGGGGCCGGATACCCGGTCAGGAGCGCAGGAGCCCCCGCGGAGCTGCAGCACCACCACTGGGTCACCACGCCGCCGGACATCCCCGGAAGCCGCAACCTGCACCCCGGAGAGCGGACACCGCAGTACGACGAGTCGCTGGGAGAGCACGGAGGTCCCGGAGCCGCAGCCGGCTGGGACGCTCCGCAGCCCGGCGTACCGCCCGCCG agcagcTGAATCGATTCGCTGGGTTTGGAATCGGCCTGGTGAG tctgttCACAGAGAACGTCCTGGCTCATCCCTGTATCGTCCTCCGCAGACAGTGTCAG gTGAACTACCACGCCCGCTGTTACCACCTGACTCCGTTCAGCGCTGTTGCTGTCATGTACTCCATCACCAAGGCTCAG GGTCCGAAGGCTCTGTGGAAGGGGATGGGCAGCACCTTCATCGTTCACGGCGTCACGCTGGGAGCTGAAGGCATCATCAGCGAGTTCACGCCATTACCACG GGAGCTTCCTCACAGGTGGAGCTGGAAACAGTTGGCTGGACATTTACTGCTGAAAGG GTTAACAGCTGTGGTGGCTCTTCCATTTTACTGTGCGAGCCTCATCGAGACCGTCCAg AGTGAGATCGTCCGTGACGAGGCATCCTCCGGGCTGCTGGACTGCGTCCGTGAGGGTCTGGCTCGGTTGTTGGGCGTCGGCGCTCCTCACAGCCGCCGCCTGCTTCCTCTCGGCTCCCTACTGCTTCCCGCCGCGCTGCACGCCATCCTGCGCTACGCTGTTACCGCCTCCGTGCAGCGGGCGGTGCTGTGGCTGCACCAGCGAGGCAGGAAGCAGCGGGCGGAGCCGTCCAACCCGCTGGACGCCTACTTCCCCGAGCTGGCGGCGGCGTGGGCGGGCTCTCTGGTGGCCGACGTGGTGGTGTTTCCTCTGGAGACGGCGCTGCACCGCCTCGGCCTGCAGGGCACGCGCACCATCATCGACGCCACCGATGGCGCCGTGGTCACAGGCAACGGCGGCAGCCCGCTGGTCCTGCCCGTCAACACGCAGTACGACGGCTTCTCCGACTGCCTCCACGCCATCCGCCGCAAAGAGGGCGTGGCCGGCTTCTACCGGGGATTTGGAGCTCTGGTGGCGCAGTACGCTCTGCACGGAGCGCTGCTTGCCGGCGCCAGGActctgctgaggctgctgctgctggacgcCAAGCACAGCTAG
- the ythdc1 gene encoding YTH domain-containing protein 1 isoform X1: MAADRREDKDGELNVLEDLLTEAPDQDDELYNPETERELTDKKGTKRKCERSDSHDLKRLRPSSGHAPSRSSSANKRAQGPPLSSSSKRTASSPRGRHAAGGYRHEYYEERKGRRGAREATRSRGGEDTRRRDSQRVLDGLSQKLRRDERRASPSPHEEDNQSEEEAAEYGSEQGSGSSSPAASHVEEEEEEDQEEDEEDEEEGMEEEDEEEEEEEGEKDEEEEDEEDEEYERRGGGEGNDYDTRSEAGDSRSASSVSFSDDGETARSGSGSEASGSEKKQEKLSSSVRAVRKGMENPTSKLRYILRDARFFLIKSNNHENVSLAKAKGVWSTLPVNEKKLNAAFRSARSVVLVFSVRESGKFQGFARLASESHHGGSPIHWVLPAGMNAKMLGGVFKIDWLCRRELPFTKTAHLSNPWNEHKPVKIGRDGQEIQPDVGAQLCTLFPLDESVDVHQVARRVRHKRRTPSEPRPRGRPPQREPGRRRPEEYDLHGRKRPRADGPPDFNQRAGFIQDLRNQPVDRRFSSVRRDVFLNGSYNDYMRDYHHSVGPPAPWQTLAAYPGVEQPPPHHPPYYHHSHPPPPPHQAYHHHHHPALPPHEAPPPRFRDKQRAPQHRAFTSSPHDYDMRVDDFLRRTQAVVSSRRERERQRERERGGPRRERERERARDRDRERERDKERGRYRR, translated from the exons ATGGCGGCCGACCGACGCGAAGACAAAG ATGGAGAACTGAACGTGTTGGAGGATCTGTTGACTGAAGCTCCAGACCAGGACGACGAGCTGTACAACCCCGAGACCGAGAGAGAGCTGACCGACAAGAAGg GAACAAAGAGGAAGTGCGAGCGCTCTGACAGCCATGATCTGAAGAGGCTCCGCCCTTCATCAGGCCACGCCCCCTCCAGGTCGTCCTCAGCCAATAAGAGAGCCCAGGGCCcgcctctttcctcctcctctaagAGGACGGCGTCGAGCCCCCGCGGCCGACATGCCGCCGGTGGGTACCGCCATGAATACTACGAGGAGCGAAAGGGGCGGCGAGGGGCCCGAGAGGCGACCAGGAGCCGTGGAGGAGAGGACACACGGCGGCGAGACTCCCAGAGAGTCCTGGACGGTCTGAGCCAG AAGCTGCGGCGTGATGAACGGCGGGCAAGCCCCTCCCCCCACGAGGAGGACAACCAATCAGAGGAAGAGGCGGCTGAGTACGGGTCGGAGCAGGGGTCGGGAAGCTCCTCCCCTGCTGCCTCCCatgtagaggaggaggaagaggaggatcaggaggaggacgaggaggacgaggaggagggcatggaggaggaggacgaggaggaggaggaggaggaaggagagaaggacgaggaggaggaggatgaggaggatgaggagtaTGAGCGCCGCGGCGGTGGCGAAGGGAACGACTATGACACTCGGAGCGAGGCCGGCGACTCGCGCTCTGCCTCCTCCGTCAGCTTCTCTGATGACGGCGAGACGGCTCGCTCGGGCTCCGGCTCCGAGGCCTCcg gttcAGAGAAGAAGCAGGAAAAGTTGTCGTCGTCGGTCCGAGCCGTTCGTAAAGGGATGGAGA ATCCTACCAGTAAGCTGCGGTACATCCTGCGAGACGCTCGCTTCTTCCTCATCAAGAGCAACAACCATGAGAATGTTTCTCTGGCTAAAGCCAAG GGTGTGTGGTCGACGCTACCTGTCAATGAGAAGAAGCTGAACGCAGCTTTCAGATCGGCTCGGAGCGTCGTCCTCGTCTTCTCCGTCAGAGAGAGCGGCAAATTCCAAG GTTTCGCTCGTCTGGCGTCAGAGTCTCATCACGGAGGATCTCCCATCCACTGGGTTCTTCCTGCTGGCATGAATGCCAAGATGCTGGGTGGAGTCTTTAAGATCGACTGGCTCTGCAG GAGGGAGCTTCCCTTCACGAAGACGGCTCACCTGTCCAACCCCTGGAACGAACACAAGCCTGTGAAGATCGGACGTGATGGACAG GAAATCCAGCCAGACGTTGGTGCTCAGCTTTGCACCCTGTTCCCCTTGGATGAGAGCGTGGACGTCCACCAGGTGGCTCGCCGCGTTCGTCACAAGCGTCGGACGCCATCGGAGCCGCGGCCCAGAGGCCGACCGCCGCAGCGTGAACCGGGAAG GCGTCGACCTGAAGAGTACGATCTCCACGGCAGGAAGCGGCCGCGAGCCGACGGTCCACCTGACTTCAACCAGCGAGCAG ggtTTATCCAGGACCTCCGCAACCAGCCAGTGGACAG acgTTTCTCCAGCGTCAGACGAGACGTGTTTCTCAACGGG TCCTATAACGACTACATGAGGGACTACCACCACAGCGTCGGTCCTCCTGCTCCCTGGCAGACTCTG GCGGCGTACCCCGGTGTGGAGCAGCCACCCCCCCATCACCCCCCCTATTACCACCACagccacccccctccacccccccaccaggcttaccaccaccaccaccacccggCCCTTCCACCACATGAGGCTCCGCCCCCTCGCTTCAGAGACAAGCAGAGAGCGCCGCAACACCGTGCCTTCACGTCCAGCCCG CACGACTACGACATGCGTGTGGACGACTTCCTGCGGCGGACGCAGGCCGTGGTGAGCAGCCGCCGTGAGCGCGAGCGGCAGCGTGAGCGGGAACGAGGCGGACCCCGccgcgagagagagagagagcgagcgagggacagagacagagagagagagagggacaaagagagggGGCGGTATCGCAGGTGa